The region GAGATGCTTGAAAAACATATGAAGGGTAAATAACAAAGGCATTATGTTTGTGAAAAGAAATTGTTCTCAAAACTTCTTATTACCTTTCTTTTCCCTATCAACAAAACATCGTGGTGTAGTTTTTTCATCGGACTCTTTAATAGCGAAAATTTTCCACATTCCGATAATTAAAACATGTTCAACTTTGCTGTAAGTCTGCTTAAAGCCCTGGTTTCTGTTACTTTCAAGAAGCGGAAAGAATATTTCTTTATTCTCCTTCTACTCAAGAAAGAAAATGAGATTCTGAAGAGACATTTGAACCTCCATGGAAGGAGGATTACTTCAAATAACACAGACAGGTTTTGTCTATCTTTAATTGCTGCCATCTCAAAAAGAGCTGTTTCACATCTTTCTATTGTCAAACCAGAAACTCTTCTGGAATGGCAAAGACGGTTAATCAAGAAACAGGGGCCTTTTAAGCATAAGAAACGAGGCCGCAAACCTGTTAACGCTGAGCTCAAGAAGCTGATTCTGGAAATGAAAACAGACAATCCCTCATGGGGGTGCAGAAGGATCTCTGATGAGTTGAAGAAACTGGATATCGAGATCCACCACACAACCGTCAACAAAATAATCCAGAAGTTCAGAAAGTTAGGAATGATCCAGGCCACAGGAAGCTGGAAGAAGTTTCTGAAATCCCACTGGGACTCACTCTATAGTATGGATTTCATGACTGTTGACACTTTATTCAGTAAGAGATTCTATCTGTTAATAATTCTGGAGTGAAGGTCCAGGAGGATTATTCGGTACGATTTAACAGAATATCCATCCAGAGAATTTGTCAAACAAAGGATTCAATTGTTCTCAGAGGAGCATCCGGAAAAAAAGACTCTGATTTATGATAATGCTCCACAGTTTACATCGTTTGACTACAGCTGGTACGGCATCAATGGTGTTAATATCTGTACTTCGGCGCCTAAGGCTGGTCGAAAGCAAGCTTTCTGCTCGCCCATACTTCCTTGCATGAATGCTTATGTTGAAAGATTGAATGGTACAATTCGACGTGAAGCTATGGATCATTTTCTGATCTTTTCAGAAAAACAGGTTCGGAAAATAGTTAAGGAATATGTTGAATATTATAACCATCAACGTCCTCATCAGGGAATTAATAAAATTCCGGTTGAAAGAATTATCCAAACCAGCGGCAATATCAAAAAAATAACGAATCTTAGGCGTCTTGCACCACCATTATTACAGAAGCAGTGCTTAAATTCTCGCCCGATGGAATAAAACTACACCACGCCCTGAAATTATTGTAATAATAAGCAGATTCTTTAATGATTTCCGAACTTTTTTTCAGAGAATAAGAAAAAATGTAAACCAATGAATAAAACTGCTGAATGAAAGGCATGTCCTCTCTACCACATCGCTTAAACCTTTCGGGTTAATAGAATTATAGTAGGGAAACCAACTTTTTCCTTTCTCTTACATTCTTAAAAATACTGTTATTTAATTTTCTGCTTGACTGGTCAAATTACATCACATAACATTTGAAAATGTTTCCTGATGCCGGTTCTCGATGAAAAAAATAAATAGAGTCTGCCTCACCTTACTGGCTTTCCTCATGCTGGGATGTGCGACATCATCATCGACCTCTACGAAAGTAATCAGCCTGACAGAAGAAGAACTGGAGATAGCCACACTTATAAAAAATCTCACCCTAAGGCAGCGGATAGGACAGCGTATGATTGGGTGGATACCTAAGGATGGCCTCACTGATGAAATACAGTCTCTGATCACTTCAGGCGAAATTGGAGGTTTTATACTATACCCGTGGAATTATACCAGCCTTGCCGAGACGATAGAGCTTACTACTCGACTGCAAAGCTGGGTCAGTGAAAGTCCTCCGGGTATCCCTCTTTTTCTCACCGCAGACCAGGAAGGTGGGCGTGTCGCTGCCTTTCGTTTTGATGAGTTTGTGCAATTCCCCTCTGCCTTTAATCTTGCAGTGAGAAACAGTGAAGAACTGATCAGATCCGCCTCTTATGTGAATGGACTGCAGCTCAAATCCATCGGAATTAATATGAATCTGGCTCCGGTGCTCGATCTTTATCCCAAACCTGACAGTTCCATTATCGGAGACCGCTCATTCGGTGCTGATGAGGAACGAACCTCCCTCTTTGGTAAAGCATATGTGGAGGGAGCACTGAAATCGGGGGTGATCCCTGTTCTGAAGCACTTTCCAGGGCATGGATTATCTTCTGTGGATTCCCATGGTAATCTGCCGGTCATCGAGAATCTCTCTTCCGAAGAACTGCGAAGACATCTTATGCCTTTCAAAGAAGCAATAGACGCCGGTGCGCCGGCGATTATGACTGCACATCTTCTTTTTCCAGATATTGATGAGGACTATCCGGTAACCCTCTCGGAGCCGTTTATTGTCGATCTTCTCCGTGACGAACTGGGGTTTACCGGGATGATCATATCCGACGGCCTTGCCATGGGGGCTTTAGCTAAAAACTACACTCTGGATGAAACCATTGCCCGTTGCTTCGAAGTCGGAATCGATGTGATTCTGGTTCACAGCCAGTACAACATACCAGAGCTCATCGATAAAGTAGAGGCCATGGTCATCGATGGAACGATCAGCAACCGGCAAATCAATGAAGGGTTGTTTCGGGTTTTAACAGCGAAAAAAGATGCGGGAATTCTGAGATTCCCGGATTAGAATTCTTCGAAACAATGTGATATGAAAGCTTATACGGCTGCTTGAAGATTTACGGGATTATGGCCCTGAATACACTTAGACCTCATGTGGTTTGATATTATTAAATTCACTTAAAATTTTATTTAGGCTGCATCTCCTATCTTAATAAGTACCACGTCAAAAAACACCCTGACTTTGAATGGCAGATTGTCCTTATTATTAAAATCAAGGCTCATGCCATTAAAGTATGGGGAAAGGAAAACCTGTCCTGTCGATAGGACACGTTCAATATGAAAGCATAGTTATTCCTAGAGATACTTTTATCGAAAGATAATAAAAGGAGTAATATGGAAAACTTTCATCATTAGCCATAGGATAGGTGTTTCCTCAGATTGGTAGAAACATGAAAATGACTGTTCCTCGTCAACTGATCAAGCTGATTTTTATAGATTCCAATTTCTTAAAAATACTGAAGCACCTTAAAGATTCAACATTTCTGTCCTGATTTACTTTTCGCATATTAAATTGTCAGTAAGCGGCAAGAAAAAACAATAGTCGTGTACACCTCGTTTCAGGAGCTATCGGCGGTTTTGATCTCATGCGGACAGTATCTCTTATGGGAAACTGTACAGCATCCTTTGATACAGAAAAAGGACCGGATTCCCTGAGAGGGACAGCCGTATATAATGAATCCTTACAAAGTGAAAAACGGATGGTTTTTAAGGGAAGCGCAAAAAAAGCCATTGAGTTATTCTCTACAAAAACAAATGTATCCGTTGCCGCTGCTCTAGCAACAGTGGGATCAGAAAAGATCAAAATGACTATGACTTCAACACCGGGGTTCATCGGTGACAGGCACCGCATCGAAGTTAAAAATACACAAGTTCACGGGGTGGTAGATGTCTACAGTTCAACACCCCAGATTGCTGGATGGAGTGTCGTGAACACACTCCAAAATATTACATCACCCATTGTATTCTAGAATATTAGCTAACACTTTTTCGCTCAGGCGGTCAAACGCCTGACGCGTCCTTCCCGATGAAACATTCATACAGCGCACGTGGTGATGATCAGAGAATTTTTGATTACCCAGAGCTGGCAGAGAATCACAGAAAACCAGGTTGTCTCCCTCCAGCCATTTTGCAAAAGGCTTTTCGTCCCAGGAGGGTGAAAGTCCGGTATTGAATAAAATCTTGCGGTTTCCAAGTTGTTCAAATTCTTCTTTGTGCAGTAGAACAGTGTTTTTATTCAGACAGGTAATAACAACTTCGCTTTGTGTCAGTAATTCCGCTAAAGATAAAAACTGGTATCCTTTTTCTTTTGCTTCTTTTTTTTCACTCCGGGAATAATAGGATATATCTGCCCCGAAAAGCTTTAGAGCATCGGCAATCATGCCTCCCGATTTTCCCAGCCCAATAATTCCGGCCTTTAATCCGGTAATTTCACGAGCCATACCATCCCAGGGGCGAACCGAACTTCCGTCAGGATTCTTTCCGAAGCCATGGAAGCAGCGAACGAGTTCACTGAGAACGTATTCAACGACTCCTTCATCTCCATAATCTCTGATTCCAGTAACAGTGATCCCTCGTTCCTTGGCATAAGGAATATCGACATTTGCACTTTCCGGTGAATAAAGAGAACAGCACATTCCGATATATTTTACATTGGGGCATTTTTCAAGTGCACCGCGGTCAAGTATTGATGTGTAACTCAGTAGTACAGCGTCGGCATCACCAATGCGCAATGCAATTTCATCAGAATCAGAGGGGATATCTCTATACATCACAACGTCTTTCGCCAGTGTGTAGAGTTTTTTTTCTGCCGTTGGAATCAAACTTACCGGTTCAATCGCTATAAGTTTTGTAAACATAGATTATTCTCCATTGTCACTAGTAATAACCACTTTATGTCATATGCCTCTTCTGTTCAATGTTGTATCGGAGTTTTTATTTCAACTGACTAATTTCCCGAATATAAATTGATCTGTTAGATGGAAAACTTTTCATATTCAATGCAACTATTTATTAAACCCAGAAAAGTCACGTCCTATAGGTTCTTGAAATATTTTTAATCCGAACTGTGAAAGAGAGGCACTTTGAAAAGTTTGAAACATAATGGCTCTGAGAAGAAGAAGTATCTATGACAAAGATCAGATTATTGAGGAGCCGGATGAGGTGAAAGTCTCACGTCCGGTTTTGTAACCGAGTGGAGGGGGTGACCCCTCCGCTTAGGTTAACATTACCGAAGCAGTGCATGAACGTGTAAAAAGCCATAGGACGGGTTAATAATCATTTTAGCGCAAATTTATTGAAAGTACAGATTTTCGTCTTTACAAAAATGTCACAAAATACGACAATTAAATTAGGGAGCATTAATGACGATCATCAAGCGGAAAACAATTGAGGAGTATATAAGACAGTACCCTTCAGCTGAAGCTGGTCTTCGAGGGTGGTTAAAAGTCAATGAGAAATCAACATTTAGAAATATTCTGGAGCTTAGAAAAGCTTACCCATCTGCTGATAATCTTAAAGGTTCTGATTACATTTGTATAAATATCAAAGGAAATGATTTCCGTTTGATTGTTAGATATACATGGGGAAAAACTATTTTTATTATAGATTTTTTACCTCATGCTGAATATACGAAAAGATATTGTTAAGGAGGTATGATATGAGTTATGCCCTGGATAATGAATTAGGAAAATTCATGCAAAGTCTCCAGATTCATACAGATGAAGAAAATGATAGAGCTGTCCAGCATCTTATGGAACTTACGGATAGATTTGAAGCTGG is a window of Oceanispirochaeta sp. DNA encoding:
- a CDS encoding integrase core domain-containing protein translates to MFSEEHPEKKTLIYDNAPQFTSFDYSWYGINGVNICTSAPKAGRKQAFCSPILPCMNAYVERLNGTIRREAMDHFLIFSEKQVRKIVKEYVEYYNHQRPHQGINKIPVERIIQTSGNIKKITNLRRLAPPLLQKQCLNSRPME
- a CDS encoding glycoside hydrolase family 3 N-terminal domain-containing protein, which translates into the protein MKKINRVCLTLLAFLMLGCATSSSTSTKVISLTEEELEIATLIKNLTLRQRIGQRMIGWIPKDGLTDEIQSLITSGEIGGFILYPWNYTSLAETIELTTRLQSWVSESPPGIPLFLTADQEGGRVAAFRFDEFVQFPSAFNLAVRNSEELIRSASYVNGLQLKSIGINMNLAPVLDLYPKPDSSIIGDRSFGADEERTSLFGKAYVEGALKSGVIPVLKHFPGHGLSSVDSHGNLPVIENLSSEELRRHLMPFKEAIDAGAPAIMTAHLLFPDIDEDYPVTLSEPFIVDLLRDELGFTGMIISDGLAMGALAKNYTLDETIARCFEVGIDVILVHSQYNIPELIDKVEAMVIDGTISNRQINEGLFRVLTAKKDAGILRFPD
- a CDS encoding aspartate dehydrogenase domain-containing protein, coding for MGNCTASFDTEKGPDSLRGTAVYNESLQSEKRMVFKGSAKKAIELFSTKTNVSVAAALATVGSEKIKMTMTSTPGFIGDRHRIEVKNTQVHGVVDVYSSTPQIAGWSVVNTLQNITSPIVF
- a CDS encoding NAD(P)-dependent oxidoreductase — protein: MFTKLIAIEPVSLIPTAEKKLYTLAKDVVMYRDIPSDSDEIALRIGDADAVLLSYTSILDRGALEKCPNVKYIGMCCSLYSPESANVDIPYAKERGITVTGIRDYGDEGVVEYVLSELVRCFHGFGKNPDGSSVRPWDGMAREITGLKAGIIGLGKSGGMIADALKLFGADISYYSRSEKKEAKEKGYQFLSLAELLTQSEVVITCLNKNTVLLHKEEFEQLGNRKILFNTGLSPSWDEKPFAKWLEGDNLVFCDSLPALGNQKFSDHHHVRCMNVSSGRTRQAFDRLSEKVLANILEYNG
- a CDS encoding type II toxin-antitoxin system HigB family toxin, whose product is MTIIKRKTIEEYIRQYPSAEAGLRGWLKVNEKSTFRNILELRKAYPSADNLKGSDYICINIKGNDFRLIVRYTWGKTIFIIDFLPHAEYTKRYC